Proteins from a genomic interval of Liolophura sinensis isolate JHLJ2023 chromosome 3, CUHK_Ljap_v2, whole genome shotgun sequence:
- the LOC135463559 gene encoding polyadenylate-binding protein 1A-like isoform X2, whose translation MNPAGPSYPMASLYVGDLHPDVTEAMLFEKFSSAGPVLSIRVCRDMVTRQSLGYAYVNFQQTADAERALDTMNFDKIKGRPIRIMWSQRDPSLRRSGVGNIFIKNLDKSIDNKALYDTFSAFGNILSCNIAADENGSKGYGFVHFETDEATRNAIDKVNGMLLNCKKVFVGRSMSKKERMEVLGDKAKKFTNVYVKNFGEELDDAKIFELLEPYGKIISAKVMSAEDGAPGKCGFVSFEDPEAAERAVEELNGREINGRILFAGRAQKNAERQPNLKEKFERLKMERANRSRDVNLYVKHLEDTIDDEKLRKEFSQFGTITSAKVMRDGGRSTGFGFVCFSSPEEATKAVTEMNGRIIVSKPLYVALAQRKEDRKAHLASQYMQRMAQMRQRMGQMFQPSGAGYFVPTMPQTAQRGFFPPTQIPQVRSSPRWHAQVRPTVRPAAAWWTPRLQVHPEHAQPSADPRHSAAGHATG comes from the exons ATGAATCCCGCAGGACCAAGTTATCCTATGGCGTCTCTGTACGTCGGAGATTTGCACCCAGATGTAACAGAGGCCATGTTATTCGAGAAATTCTCATCGGCGGGTCCCGTGTTGTCTATCCGGGTATGCAGGGACATGGTCACCAGACAATCCCTTGGTTACGCCTATGTGAACTTCCAGCAGACAGCCGATG ctgaGCGAGCTTTGGACACAATGAACTTTGACAAAATTAAGGGCAGACCAATCCGTATCATGTGGTCTCAGCGTGATCCATCTTTGAGAAGATCAGGAGTTGGAaatatcttcattaaaaacttGGACAAAAGTATTGATAACAAGGCCTTGTACGACACATTTTCTGCGTTTGGAAATATATTGTCCTGTAAT ATTGCTGCTGATGAAAACGGCTCCAAAGGCTAtggatttgtacattttgaaacCGATGAAGCTACCAGAAATGCCATTGACAAGGTCAATGGCATGTTGTTGAACTGCAAGAAAGt GTTTGTCGGCAGATCCATGTCCAAAAAGGAGAGGATGGAGGTCCTGGGAGACAAAGCCAAGAAATTCACCAATGTGTACGTCAAAAACTTTGGAGAGGAGCTTGATGATGCAAAAATCTTTGAGCTCCTTGAACCCTATGGAAAAATAATCAGCGCAAAG GTGATGTCTGCTGAGGATGGAGCCCCAGGAAAATGTGGCTTTGTCAGCTTTGAGGACCCCGAGGCAGCTGAAAGG GCTGTTGAAGAACTCAACGGACGGGAGATTAATGGACGAATCCTGTTTGCTGGCCGAGCTCAGAAAAACGCAGAAAGACAGCCTAATCTGAAGGAGAAATTTGAGCGCCTCAAGATGGAGCGAGCAAACCGTTCCCGGGACGTCAATCTGTATGTCAAACACCTTGAAGATACAATTGATGACGAGAAATTGAGGAAAGAATTCTCTCAATTCGGAACCATCACCAGTGCTAAG GTGATGAGAGACGGTGGTCGCTCCACAGGCTTTGGGTTTGTGTGCTTCAGCTCTCCTGAGGAAGCCACAAAGGCTGTGACGGAAATGAACGGCCGCATCATTGTGTCCAAGCCCCTGTATGTGGCCCTGGCTCAGCGTAAGGAGGACCGTAAGGCCCACCTCGCCTCTCAGTACATGCAGAGGATGGCACAGATGAGGCAACGG ATGGGCCAGATGTTCCAGCCCTCTGGTGCCGGATACTTTGTGCCCACGATGCCCCAGACAGCCCAGAGGGGATTCTTCCCACCCACCCAGATCCCCCAGGTGCGCAGCAGCCCCAGGTGGCACGCCCAGGTTAGGCCGACTGTACGGCCCGCTGCAG CCTGGTGGACGCCCAGGCTACAAGTTCACCCAGAACATGCGCAACCCTCCGCAGACCCCCGTCATTCAGCAGCAGGCCATGCCACAG GTTGA
- the LOC135463559 gene encoding polyadenylate-binding protein 1A-like isoform X1, translating into MNPAGPSYPMASLYVGDLHPDVTEAMLFEKFSSAGPVLSIRVCRDMVTRQSLGYAYVNFQQTADAERALDTMNFDKIKGRPIRIMWSQRDPSLRRSGVGNIFIKNLDKSIDNKALYDTFSAFGNILSCNIAADENGSKGYGFVHFETDEATRNAIDKVNGMLLNCKKVFVGRSMSKKERMEVLGDKAKKFTNVYVKNFGEELDDAKIFELLEPYGKIISAKVMSAEDGAPGKCGFVSFEDPEAAERAVEELNGREINGRILFAGRAQKNAERQPNLKEKFERLKMERANRSRDVNLYVKHLEDTIDDEKLRKEFSQFGTITSAKVMRDGGRSTGFGFVCFSSPEEATKAVTEMNGRIIVSKPLYVALAQRKEDRKAHLASQYMQRMAQMRQRMGQMFQPSGAGYFVPTMPQTAQRGFFPPTQIPQVRSSPRWHAQVRPTVRPAAAWWTPRLQVHPEHAQPSADPRHSAAGHATGEQAQGGSEKTSLLLITLHSRVVSLVCCKF; encoded by the exons ATGAATCCCGCAGGACCAAGTTATCCTATGGCGTCTCTGTACGTCGGAGATTTGCACCCAGATGTAACAGAGGCCATGTTATTCGAGAAATTCTCATCGGCGGGTCCCGTGTTGTCTATCCGGGTATGCAGGGACATGGTCACCAGACAATCCCTTGGTTACGCCTATGTGAACTTCCAGCAGACAGCCGATG ctgaGCGAGCTTTGGACACAATGAACTTTGACAAAATTAAGGGCAGACCAATCCGTATCATGTGGTCTCAGCGTGATCCATCTTTGAGAAGATCAGGAGTTGGAaatatcttcattaaaaacttGGACAAAAGTATTGATAACAAGGCCTTGTACGACACATTTTCTGCGTTTGGAAATATATTGTCCTGTAAT ATTGCTGCTGATGAAAACGGCTCCAAAGGCTAtggatttgtacattttgaaacCGATGAAGCTACCAGAAATGCCATTGACAAGGTCAATGGCATGTTGTTGAACTGCAAGAAAGt GTTTGTCGGCAGATCCATGTCCAAAAAGGAGAGGATGGAGGTCCTGGGAGACAAAGCCAAGAAATTCACCAATGTGTACGTCAAAAACTTTGGAGAGGAGCTTGATGATGCAAAAATCTTTGAGCTCCTTGAACCCTATGGAAAAATAATCAGCGCAAAG GTGATGTCTGCTGAGGATGGAGCCCCAGGAAAATGTGGCTTTGTCAGCTTTGAGGACCCCGAGGCAGCTGAAAGG GCTGTTGAAGAACTCAACGGACGGGAGATTAATGGACGAATCCTGTTTGCTGGCCGAGCTCAGAAAAACGCAGAAAGACAGCCTAATCTGAAGGAGAAATTTGAGCGCCTCAAGATGGAGCGAGCAAACCGTTCCCGGGACGTCAATCTGTATGTCAAACACCTTGAAGATACAATTGATGACGAGAAATTGAGGAAAGAATTCTCTCAATTCGGAACCATCACCAGTGCTAAG GTGATGAGAGACGGTGGTCGCTCCACAGGCTTTGGGTTTGTGTGCTTCAGCTCTCCTGAGGAAGCCACAAAGGCTGTGACGGAAATGAACGGCCGCATCATTGTGTCCAAGCCCCTGTATGTGGCCCTGGCTCAGCGTAAGGAGGACCGTAAGGCCCACCTCGCCTCTCAGTACATGCAGAGGATGGCACAGATGAGGCAACGG ATGGGCCAGATGTTCCAGCCCTCTGGTGCCGGATACTTTGTGCCCACGATGCCCCAGACAGCCCAGAGGGGATTCTTCCCACCCACCCAGATCCCCCAGGTGCGCAGCAGCCCCAGGTGGCACGCCCAGGTTAGGCCGACTGTACGGCCCGCTGCAG CCTGGTGGACGCCCAGGCTACAAGTTCACCCAGAACATGCGCAACCCTCCGCAGACCCCCGTCATTCAGCAGCAGGCCATGCCACAGGTGAGCAAGCCCAAGGTGGTTCAGAAAAGACGTCTTTGCTCTTGATCACTCTACATAgcagagttgtttcccttgtttGCTGTAAATTCTAA
- the LOC135463559 gene encoding polyadenylate-binding protein 4-like isoform X3 codes for MCHAVSYKLFGQLVNKTPTRSADAIFCKAERALDTMNFDKIKGRPIRIMWSQRDPSLRRSGVGNIFIKNLDKSIDNKALYDTFSAFGNILSCNIAADENGSKGYGFVHFETDEATRNAIDKVNGMLLNCKKVFVGRSMSKKERMEVLGDKAKKFTNVYVKNFGEELDDAKIFELLEPYGKIISAKVMSAEDGAPGKCGFVSFEDPEAAERAVEELNGREINGRILFAGRAQKNAERQPNLKEKFERLKMERANRSRDVNLYVKHLEDTIDDEKLRKEFSQFGTITSAKVMRDGGRSTGFGFVCFSSPEEATKAVTEMNGRIIVSKPLYVALAQRKEDRKAHLASQYMQRMAQMRQRMGQMFQPSGAGYFVPTMPQTAQRGFFPPTQIPQVRSSPRWHAQVRPTVRPAAAWWTPRLQVHPEHAQPSADPRHSAAGHATGEQAQGGSEKTSLLLITLHSRVVSLVCCKF; via the exons ATGTGTCATGCTGTCAGCTATAAACTTTTTGGTCAGCTTGTAAACAAGACACCGACAAGGTCAGCTGATGCAATATTCTGTAAAG ctgaGCGAGCTTTGGACACAATGAACTTTGACAAAATTAAGGGCAGACCAATCCGTATCATGTGGTCTCAGCGTGATCCATCTTTGAGAAGATCAGGAGTTGGAaatatcttcattaaaaacttGGACAAAAGTATTGATAACAAGGCCTTGTACGACACATTTTCTGCGTTTGGAAATATATTGTCCTGTAAT ATTGCTGCTGATGAAAACGGCTCCAAAGGCTAtggatttgtacattttgaaacCGATGAAGCTACCAGAAATGCCATTGACAAGGTCAATGGCATGTTGTTGAACTGCAAGAAAGt GTTTGTCGGCAGATCCATGTCCAAAAAGGAGAGGATGGAGGTCCTGGGAGACAAAGCCAAGAAATTCACCAATGTGTACGTCAAAAACTTTGGAGAGGAGCTTGATGATGCAAAAATCTTTGAGCTCCTTGAACCCTATGGAAAAATAATCAGCGCAAAG GTGATGTCTGCTGAGGATGGAGCCCCAGGAAAATGTGGCTTTGTCAGCTTTGAGGACCCCGAGGCAGCTGAAAGG GCTGTTGAAGAACTCAACGGACGGGAGATTAATGGACGAATCCTGTTTGCTGGCCGAGCTCAGAAAAACGCAGAAAGACAGCCTAATCTGAAGGAGAAATTTGAGCGCCTCAAGATGGAGCGAGCAAACCGTTCCCGGGACGTCAATCTGTATGTCAAACACCTTGAAGATACAATTGATGACGAGAAATTGAGGAAAGAATTCTCTCAATTCGGAACCATCACCAGTGCTAAG GTGATGAGAGACGGTGGTCGCTCCACAGGCTTTGGGTTTGTGTGCTTCAGCTCTCCTGAGGAAGCCACAAAGGCTGTGACGGAAATGAACGGCCGCATCATTGTGTCCAAGCCCCTGTATGTGGCCCTGGCTCAGCGTAAGGAGGACCGTAAGGCCCACCTCGCCTCTCAGTACATGCAGAGGATGGCACAGATGAGGCAACGG ATGGGCCAGATGTTCCAGCCCTCTGGTGCCGGATACTTTGTGCCCACGATGCCCCAGACAGCCCAGAGGGGATTCTTCCCACCCACCCAGATCCCCCAGGTGCGCAGCAGCCCCAGGTGGCACGCCCAGGTTAGGCCGACTGTACGGCCCGCTGCAG CCTGGTGGACGCCCAGGCTACAAGTTCACCCAGAACATGCGCAACCCTCCGCAGACCCCCGTCATTCAGCAGCAGGCCATGCCACAGGTGAGCAAGCCCAAGGTGGTTCAGAAAAGACGTCTTTGCTCTTGATCACTCTACATAgcagagttgtttcccttgtttGCTGTAAATTCTAA
- the LOC135463559 gene encoding polyadenylate-binding protein 4-like isoform X4, with product MNCSLSNREFALQAERALDTMNFDKIKGRPIRIMWSQRDPSLRRSGVGNIFIKNLDKSIDNKALYDTFSAFGNILSCNIAADENGSKGYGFVHFETDEATRNAIDKVNGMLLNCKKVFVGRSMSKKERMEVLGDKAKKFTNVYVKNFGEELDDAKIFELLEPYGKIISAKVMSAEDGAPGKCGFVSFEDPEAAERAVEELNGREINGRILFAGRAQKNAERQPNLKEKFERLKMERANRSRDVNLYVKHLEDTIDDEKLRKEFSQFGTITSAKVMRDGGRSTGFGFVCFSSPEEATKAVTEMNGRIIVSKPLYVALAQRKEDRKAHLASQYMQRMAQMRQRMGQMFQPSGAGYFVPTMPQTAQRGFFPPTQIPQVRSSPRWHAQVRPTVRPAAAWWTPRLQVHPEHAQPSADPRHSAAGHATGEQAQGGSEKTSLLLITLHSRVVSLVCCKF from the exons ATGAATTGCAGTCTCTCTAACCGGGAGTTCGCTTTGCAAG ctgaGCGAGCTTTGGACACAATGAACTTTGACAAAATTAAGGGCAGACCAATCCGTATCATGTGGTCTCAGCGTGATCCATCTTTGAGAAGATCAGGAGTTGGAaatatcttcattaaaaacttGGACAAAAGTATTGATAACAAGGCCTTGTACGACACATTTTCTGCGTTTGGAAATATATTGTCCTGTAAT ATTGCTGCTGATGAAAACGGCTCCAAAGGCTAtggatttgtacattttgaaacCGATGAAGCTACCAGAAATGCCATTGACAAGGTCAATGGCATGTTGTTGAACTGCAAGAAAGt GTTTGTCGGCAGATCCATGTCCAAAAAGGAGAGGATGGAGGTCCTGGGAGACAAAGCCAAGAAATTCACCAATGTGTACGTCAAAAACTTTGGAGAGGAGCTTGATGATGCAAAAATCTTTGAGCTCCTTGAACCCTATGGAAAAATAATCAGCGCAAAG GTGATGTCTGCTGAGGATGGAGCCCCAGGAAAATGTGGCTTTGTCAGCTTTGAGGACCCCGAGGCAGCTGAAAGG GCTGTTGAAGAACTCAACGGACGGGAGATTAATGGACGAATCCTGTTTGCTGGCCGAGCTCAGAAAAACGCAGAAAGACAGCCTAATCTGAAGGAGAAATTTGAGCGCCTCAAGATGGAGCGAGCAAACCGTTCCCGGGACGTCAATCTGTATGTCAAACACCTTGAAGATACAATTGATGACGAGAAATTGAGGAAAGAATTCTCTCAATTCGGAACCATCACCAGTGCTAAG GTGATGAGAGACGGTGGTCGCTCCACAGGCTTTGGGTTTGTGTGCTTCAGCTCTCCTGAGGAAGCCACAAAGGCTGTGACGGAAATGAACGGCCGCATCATTGTGTCCAAGCCCCTGTATGTGGCCCTGGCTCAGCGTAAGGAGGACCGTAAGGCCCACCTCGCCTCTCAGTACATGCAGAGGATGGCACAGATGAGGCAACGG ATGGGCCAGATGTTCCAGCCCTCTGGTGCCGGATACTTTGTGCCCACGATGCCCCAGACAGCCCAGAGGGGATTCTTCCCACCCACCCAGATCCCCCAGGTGCGCAGCAGCCCCAGGTGGCACGCCCAGGTTAGGCCGACTGTACGGCCCGCTGCAG CCTGGTGGACGCCCAGGCTACAAGTTCACCCAGAACATGCGCAACCCTCCGCAGACCCCCGTCATTCAGCAGCAGGCCATGCCACAGGTGAGCAAGCCCAAGGTGGTTCAGAAAAGACGTCTTTGCTCTTGATCACTCTACATAgcagagttgtttcccttgtttGCTGTAAATTCTAA
- the LOC135463559 gene encoding polyadenylate-binding protein 4-like isoform X5 encodes MNFDKIKGRPIRIMWSQRDPSLRRSGVGNIFIKNLDKSIDNKALYDTFSAFGNILSCNIAADENGSKGYGFVHFETDEATRNAIDKVNGMLLNCKKVFVGRSMSKKERMEVLGDKAKKFTNVYVKNFGEELDDAKIFELLEPYGKIISAKVMSAEDGAPGKCGFVSFEDPEAAERAVEELNGREINGRILFAGRAQKNAERQPNLKEKFERLKMERANRSRDVNLYVKHLEDTIDDEKLRKEFSQFGTITSAKVMRDGGRSTGFGFVCFSSPEEATKAVTEMNGRIIVSKPLYVALAQRKEDRKAHLASQYMQRMAQMRQRMGQMFQPSGAGYFVPTMPQTAQRGFFPPTQIPQVRSSPRWHAQVRPTVRPAAAWWTPRLQVHPEHAQPSADPRHSAAGHATGEQAQGGSEKTSLLLITLHSRVVSLVCCKF; translated from the exons ATGAACTTTGACAAAATTAAGGGCAGACCAATCCGTATCATGTGGTCTCAGCGTGATCCATCTTTGAGAAGATCAGGAGTTGGAaatatcttcattaaaaacttGGACAAAAGTATTGATAACAAGGCCTTGTACGACACATTTTCTGCGTTTGGAAATATATTGTCCTGTAAT ATTGCTGCTGATGAAAACGGCTCCAAAGGCTAtggatttgtacattttgaaacCGATGAAGCTACCAGAAATGCCATTGACAAGGTCAATGGCATGTTGTTGAACTGCAAGAAAGt GTTTGTCGGCAGATCCATGTCCAAAAAGGAGAGGATGGAGGTCCTGGGAGACAAAGCCAAGAAATTCACCAATGTGTACGTCAAAAACTTTGGAGAGGAGCTTGATGATGCAAAAATCTTTGAGCTCCTTGAACCCTATGGAAAAATAATCAGCGCAAAG GTGATGTCTGCTGAGGATGGAGCCCCAGGAAAATGTGGCTTTGTCAGCTTTGAGGACCCCGAGGCAGCTGAAAGG GCTGTTGAAGAACTCAACGGACGGGAGATTAATGGACGAATCCTGTTTGCTGGCCGAGCTCAGAAAAACGCAGAAAGACAGCCTAATCTGAAGGAGAAATTTGAGCGCCTCAAGATGGAGCGAGCAAACCGTTCCCGGGACGTCAATCTGTATGTCAAACACCTTGAAGATACAATTGATGACGAGAAATTGAGGAAAGAATTCTCTCAATTCGGAACCATCACCAGTGCTAAG GTGATGAGAGACGGTGGTCGCTCCACAGGCTTTGGGTTTGTGTGCTTCAGCTCTCCTGAGGAAGCCACAAAGGCTGTGACGGAAATGAACGGCCGCATCATTGTGTCCAAGCCCCTGTATGTGGCCCTGGCTCAGCGTAAGGAGGACCGTAAGGCCCACCTCGCCTCTCAGTACATGCAGAGGATGGCACAGATGAGGCAACGG ATGGGCCAGATGTTCCAGCCCTCTGGTGCCGGATACTTTGTGCCCACGATGCCCCAGACAGCCCAGAGGGGATTCTTCCCACCCACCCAGATCCCCCAGGTGCGCAGCAGCCCCAGGTGGCACGCCCAGGTTAGGCCGACTGTACGGCCCGCTGCAG CCTGGTGGACGCCCAGGCTACAAGTTCACCCAGAACATGCGCAACCCTCCGCAGACCCCCGTCATTCAGCAGCAGGCCATGCCACAGGTGAGCAAGCCCAAGGTGGTTCAGAAAAGACGTCTTTGCTCTTGATCACTCTACATAgcagagttgtttcccttgtttGCTGTAAATTCTAA